One window of Papio anubis isolate 15944 chromosome 10, Panubis1.0, whole genome shotgun sequence genomic DNA carries:
- the LOC101014932 gene encoding 60 kDa heat shock protein, mitochondrial, which produces MLRLPTVFRQMRPVSRVLAPHLTRAYAKDVKFGADARALMLQGVDLLADAVAVTMGPKGRTVIIEQSWGSPKVTKDGVTVAKSIDLKDKYKNIGAKLVQDVANNTNEEAGDGTTTATVLARSIAKEGFEKISKGANPVEIRRGVMLAVDAVIAELRKQSKPVTTPEEIAQVATISANGDKEIGNIISDAMKKVGRKGVITVKDGKTLNDELEIIEGMKFDRGYISPYFINTSKGQKCEFQDAYVLLSEKKISSVQSIVPALEIANAHRKPLVIIAEDVDGEALSTLVLNRLKVGLQVVAVKAPGFGDNRKNQLKDMAIATGGAVFGEEGLTINVEDVQPHDLGKVGEVIVTKDDAMLLKGKGDKVKIEKRIQEIIEQLDVTTSEYEKEKLNERLAKLSDGVAVLKVGGTSDVEVNEKKDRVTDALNATRAAVEEGIVLGGGCALLRCIPALDSLTPANEDQKIGIEIIKRTLKIPAMTIAKNAGVEGSLIVEKIMQSSSEVGYDAMAGDFVNMVEKGIIDPTKVVRTALLDAAGVASLLTTAEVVVTEIPKEEKDPGMGAMGGMGGGMGGGMF; this is translated from the coding sequence ATGCTTCGGTTACCCACAGTCTTTCGCCAGATGAGACCGGTGTCCAGAGTACTGGCTCCTCATCTCACTCGGGCTTATGCCAAAGATGTAAAATTTGGTGCAGATGCCCGAGCCTTAATGCTTCAAGGTGTAGACCTTTTAGCCGATGCTGTGGCCGTTACAATGGGGCCAAAGGGAAGAACAGTGATTATTGAGCAGAGCTGGGGAAGTCCCAAAGTAACAAAAGATGGTGTGACTGTTGCAAAGTCAATCGACTTAaaggataaatataaaaacattggAGCTAAACTTGTTCAAGATGTTGCCAATAACACAAATGAAGAGGCTGGGGATGGCACTACCACTGCTACTGTACTGGCACGCTCTATAGCCAAGGAAGGCTTCGAGAAGATTAGCAAAGGTGCTAATCCCGTGGAAATCAGGAGAGGTGTGATGTTAGCTGTTGATGCTGTAATTGCTGAACTTAGAAAGCAGTCTAAACCTGTGACCACCCCTGAAGAAATTGCACAGGTTGCTACAATTTCTGCAAATGGAGACAAAGAAATTGGCAATATCATCTCTGATGCAATGAAAAAGGTTGGAAGAAAGGGTGTCATCACAGTAAAGGATGGAAAAACACTGAATGATGAATTAGAAATTATCGAAGGCATGAAGTTTGATCGAGGCTATATTTCTCCATACTTTATTAATACATCAAAAGGTCAGAAATGTGAATTCCAGGATGCCTATGTTCTGctgagtgaaaagaaaatttctagtGTCCAGTCCATTGTACCTGCTCTTGAAATTGCCAATGCTCACCGTAAGCCTTTGGTCATAATTGCTGAAGACGTTGATGGAGAAGCTCTAAGTACACTCGTCTTGAATAGGCTAAAGGTTGGTCTTCAGGTTGTGGCAGTCAAGGCTCCAGGGTTTGGTGACAATAGAAAGAACCAGCTTAAAGATATGGCTATTGCTACTGGTGGTGCAGTGTTTGGAGAAGAGGGTTTGACCATAAATGTTGAAGACGTTCAGCCTCATGACTTAGGAAAAGTTGGAGAGGTCATTGTGACCAAAGACGATGCCATGCTCTTAAAAGGAAAAGGTGACAAGGTTAAAATTGAAAAACGTATTCAAGAAATCATTGAGCAGTTAGATGTCACAACTAgtgaatatgaaaaggaaaaactgaatgaACGGCTGGCAAAACTTTCAGATGGAGTAGCTGTGCTGAAGGTTGGTGGGACAAGTGATGTTgaagtgaatgaaaagaaagacagagttACAGATGCACTTAATGCTACAAGAGCTGCTGTTGAAGAAGGCATTGTTTTGGGAGGGGGTTGTGCCCTGCTTCGATGCATTCCAGCCTTGGACTCATTGACTCCAGCTAATGAAGATCAAAAAATTGgtatagaaattattaaaagaacACTCAAAATTCCAGCAATGACCATTGCTAAGAATGCAGGTGTTGAAGGATCTTTGATAGTTGAGAAAATTATGCAGAGTTCCTCAGAAGTTGGTTATGATGCTATGGCTGGAGATTTTGTGAATATGGTGGAAAAAGGAATTATTGACCCAACAAAGGTTGTGAGAACTGCTTTATTGGATGCTGCTGGTGTGGCCTCTCTGTTAACTACAGCAGAAGTTGTCGTCACAGAAATTCCTAAAGAAGAGAAGGACCCTGGAATGGGTGCAATGGGTGGAATGGGAGGTGGTATGGGAGGTGGCATGTTCTAA